A single window of [Clostridium] hylemonae DSM 15053 DNA harbors:
- a CDS encoding MurR/RpiR family transcriptional regulator, translating to MQKISSKVKAEITAIYDTLRGAERKAADYVLLHPQEAALHSITESAGRAGCSEATFVRLAQKLGYNGYAQLKQMLLPAEAAFEPETLLPYGDIGRGEDSQAVLCSVFHAAARALDDTLDLLDRKVYEESLSYITRAGKILSAGAGDAYTAAYSAYLKFSRIGLRAVCPADFDVQIMEASGMKRGDVLLLISHSGSTRTLCQVAETAKAKKARIITVTNYPLSPLAKLSDCVIRTAAFTKNPCNETVAKRIPELCIIEALYISILQGREEKYAKMLAAANEELRKNKF from the coding sequence ATGCAGAAAATATCCAGTAAAGTAAAAGCAGAGATAACAGCTATATACGATACACTCAGAGGCGCCGAGAGAAAAGCGGCCGACTATGTGCTCCTGCACCCTCAGGAGGCCGCGCTTCATTCCATCACTGAGTCGGCCGGCCGGGCCGGGTGCAGCGAGGCCACCTTTGTGAGGCTTGCGCAGAAGCTCGGCTATAATGGTTATGCGCAGCTGAAGCAGATGCTGCTGCCCGCGGAAGCGGCGTTTGAGCCGGAAACGCTCCTGCCCTACGGAGATATCGGAAGAGGGGAGGACAGTCAGGCTGTCCTTTGCAGCGTATTCCACGCGGCTGCCCGGGCGCTTGATGATACGCTGGATCTGCTGGACAGGAAGGTGTATGAAGAGAGCCTTTCCTATATCACACGTGCCGGTAAGATCCTCTCCGCAGGGGCCGGTGACGCGTATACGGCGGCGTACAGCGCGTATCTTAAGTTCTCAAGGATCGGTCTGCGGGCAGTCTGCCCCGCTGACTTTGACGTCCAGATCATGGAGGCTTCCGGAATGAAACGAGGGGACGTACTGCTTCTTATCTCCCACTCAGGCAGTACGAGGACGCTCTGTCAGGTGGCAGAGACGGCGAAGGCAAAGAAGGCCCGTATCATAACCGTTACAAATTATCCGCTGTCTCCGCTTGCGAAACTGTCTGACTGTGTGATACGCACGGCAGCATTTACAAAAAATCCGTGTAATGAGACCGTGGCAAAGAGAATTCCGGAACTCTGTATCATAGAAGCGCTGTATATCAGCATACTACAGGGCAGGGAAGAAAAATACGCAAAGATGCTGGCGGCGGCCAATGAGGAGCTAAGAAAGAATAAATTTTAA
- a CDS encoding FGGY-family carbohydrate kinase, whose protein sequence is MTRIRKGKHMLLGIDVGTTGAKAMVFTEEGGTRGYAFREYGILYTKEGYACQDAEKVWEITKEVIREAVREEGQNIRSISVSVQGDAVIPVDRDRAALAWAQLGMDYRGREEARMCADRFGACEIFSRTGMRPHPMNSFIKILWIKRHDERLYEKTYKFVTYADFIMGKLGSSEIVIDYTMAGRTQAFDLSGRTWSKEILKAFDIQEEKLGTPVPSGTVVGTIDRDLAEELGICPGAALVAGGHDQTCAAVGAGITEEGMALDSHGTAEVLTAVSEGPKLGSVMFDSFYPCYIHALPGLYATFALNHTGGALLRWFVEEYCREDRRIAAAEGISVYDHVMEKLPDGPSHVMVLPYLNGSGTPYCDLEMKGGILGLTLATGRYDIAKAVLEALCFEMRLNMDQMKEAGIAVRTVRCAGGGARSRTGLKLKADIMGVPVTTLKVREAACFGAAILAGRGAGLYRSAADIQSLVQTDVTYEPEKARKDMYDERYLVYRGLYRTMKPVMARVGEHNAENIQ, encoded by the coding sequence ATGACGAGGATCAGGAAAGGGAAACATATGCTGCTTGGAATTGATGTAGGTACGACCGGCGCCAAGGCAATGGTATTTACAGAAGAAGGCGGGACAAGAGGGTACGCGTTCCGGGAGTACGGGATTCTGTACACAAAAGAGGGCTATGCCTGTCAGGATGCGGAGAAGGTGTGGGAGATAACAAAGGAAGTCATACGGGAAGCCGTCAGGGAAGAAGGACAGAATATCCGGAGCATTTCCGTCTCCGTGCAGGGGGACGCGGTGATCCCGGTCGATCGGGACAGGGCTGCGCTCGCCTGGGCTCAGCTTGGTATGGATTACCGGGGGAGAGAAGAGGCCCGGATGTGCGCAGACAGATTTGGCGCCTGTGAAATATTTTCAAGGACCGGAATGCGCCCGCACCCGATGAATTCTTTTATAAAAATACTGTGGATAAAGCGGCACGACGAACGCTTATATGAGAAGACATATAAGTTCGTGACATACGCAGACTTCATCATGGGAAAGCTCGGAAGCAGCGAGATCGTCATTGACTACACAATGGCGGGCAGAACGCAGGCGTTTGACCTGTCCGGGAGAACGTGGTCCAAAGAGATATTGAAGGCTTTTGACATTCAGGAAGAGAAACTCGGCACGCCGGTTCCGTCGGGTACAGTGGTCGGAACGATAGACCGGGATTTGGCCGAGGAACTTGGTATCTGCCCGGGGGCCGCACTTGTAGCGGGGGGCCATGACCAGACGTGCGCCGCCGTCGGCGCCGGAATCACGGAAGAGGGTATGGCGCTTGACTCCCACGGGACGGCAGAGGTGCTGACCGCTGTGTCAGAGGGACCAAAGCTTGGGTCTGTCATGTTTGACAGCTTCTATCCTTGTTATATACATGCGCTTCCCGGATTATATGCAACCTTCGCACTGAACCATACCGGAGGAGCGCTGCTTAGATGGTTTGTGGAAGAATACTGCCGGGAGGACAGGAGAATAGCCGCCGCAGAGGGAATATCGGTGTATGATCACGTGATGGAGAAGCTCCCTGATGGACCGTCACATGTGATGGTGCTTCCGTATCTGAATGGGAGCGGAACACCATACTGTGATCTGGAAATGAAGGGCGGCATACTGGGACTTACTCTGGCAACCGGCCGTTACGATATAGCGAAGGCTGTGCTGGAAGCGCTCTGTTTTGAGATGCGTCTTAACATGGATCAGATGAAAGAGGCCGGCATTGCGGTCAGGACTGTGAGATGTGCCGGAGGCGGCGCCCGCTCCCGTACCGGCCTGAAGCTGAAGGCGGATATCATGGGGGTGCCGGTGACTACATTAAAGGTGAGGGAGGCCGCATGTTTCGGTGCTGCGATTCTGGCCGGAAGAGGCGCAGGGCTTTACCGGAGTGCGGCCGACATACAGAGCCTTGTACAGACGGACGTCACATATGAACCGGAAAAGGCGCGCAAAGATATGTACGATGAACGGTACCTGGTCTACCGCGGACTTTACCGTACAATGAAGCCTGTGATGGCGCGGGTGGGTGAACATAATGCAGAAAATATCCAGTAA
- a CDS encoding class II aldolase/adducin family protein, giving the protein MCKTEMQQKEDIEEVGRALYDKGLLVGTDGNISIRLSEQEVLITASGFCKGKLTADQITKVDMEGHVLEGKKPARDIRMHLAVYRECPEARAVVHAHPPVTTGYAMSEVSFEKVALPEVLFSLKGIAVTDYTTPTTIEVPREVSRVLREKPQSRTILLANHGALTISSNVYDAFYMMETLEMFMKADLVSRLLGTTRYLDSRQMDKVNRLIKGEDADSVAEVRYE; this is encoded by the coding sequence ATGTGTAAGACGGAAATGCAGCAAAAAGAGGATATTGAGGAGGTAGGGAGAGCTCTCTATGATAAAGGACTGCTTGTAGGAACGGACGGAAATATCAGTATCCGTCTTTCCGAACAGGAAGTTCTCATAACGGCTTCCGGCTTCTGCAAGGGAAAACTCACTGCAGACCAGATAACAAAGGTGGATATGGAAGGACATGTGCTTGAAGGGAAAAAGCCCGCCAGGGACATCCGCATGCATCTTGCGGTCTACAGAGAATGCCCGGAGGCAAGGGCCGTGGTCCATGCCCATCCTCCTGTGACGACAGGATATGCCATGTCGGAGGTGTCGTTTGAGAAGGTGGCTCTGCCGGAGGTGTTATTCTCCTTGAAGGGGATCGCGGTGACGGATTATACGACGCCGACGACGATAGAAGTTCCGCGGGAGGTAAGCAGGGTTCTTAGGGAAAAGCCGCAGAGCCGGACGATCCTGCTGGCAAATCACGGAGCGCTCACGATAAGCAGCAATGTGTATGACGCATTTTATATGATGGAGACGCTGGAAATGTTTATGAAAGCAGATCTTGTCTCAAGGCTGCTTGGCACGACCCGTTATCTGGACAGCCGGCAGATGGATAAGGTAAACCGCCTCATAAAAGGCGAGGATGCGGACAGCGTTGCGGAGGTGCGGTATGAATAG